CGCCAGCGTTCGCCACCGCCCGCTTCCGTATCCAGGCCGTCATCGCCCACCGCAACGCCGCAGGCGACCAGGCGGTGGTGCACCTGGTGTGGGCCGGCACCGACCGCGGCGGCACCTTCACCGACGGCCGCATCACCGACCTGCACTTCACCCGAACCACCTCGAAGAAGGACGGAGGCGCCACATGGACTCCGCAGCCCCACACCTGACCGACCATGCCGATGAGACGGCAGCCGGCCAGGCACTCGGCCTGCTCAACAACCTGATCAACGCCGCTGACTGGCTCTACGACCACTGGTACCTGCTCGCCCTGGCCATCGCCACGTGCTGGGGCGTGGGCGAGATGGTGGTCCGCCGTCTCGCCGCGCACGCCTCAGCCGAGCGGATGGCCCTGGAACTCGTCTCCAACCGGCACTTCGACCCGGGCCTGGAAGAGATCTTCCGGCGCGGCGTACAGCTCGCCCGCGCCTCCACGGCCATGCCCTGGTGGGCACCCCGCAGGGCGAAGGCCGTACAGATCCGGCTGCGTGCAGACGGCTCCAGCCCGCTGCGCTACCGCATCGAGGGCCCGGCCGGCGGCGAACGTCTGCTGTCCATCACCCCCTTCGGGCCGGACGTCTCCGTCAACCGTGCGAGGCCGATCGCCGACAAGCCCCGGAGACACACCGTGCGAGCCGAGTTCATCCTGCGCGGCAAGCTCATCTCCCCCCTGCGCGAGGTCCCTCTCAATCCCGACCCGCTCCAGCCGCTCGTCGACGCCGTGGCCGATCTACGCGCCGAACTCGGAGACCTCGCCGAGATACGGCTCGACATCCAGCGTGCCCCGAAGTGGGCGCTGCGGGCGCGGCGCTTGCAACTGATGAGCGCCGCGCGCCGGTCCGAACGCCGGGAGGCCCAGCGCACCGCGCGCTGGTTGCGGCAGGACGCCAACGGCATCGAGGACTCCCTGGGCTGGCAGATGCAGCAGCTCCTCAGTGACAAGCCCGGCTCAGGATCCGGACGGCGGCTGGTGATGCCGCCGGTGCCCCGTCGGGTGGAGCCGGCCGAGGCACTGGGCAAACTCGCCGAGGACGACCACTTGGTCCGGGTGCAGCTGCTGGTGATGTGCGCCTCGAACACCAACGGCCGTGCCCAGGCCCGGCTCGCCCAGCTCCAAGCGGCGTTCGATGTTTTCGGCGGCCGCTCCCGTTGGGCCATGCGTGGCTGGCGGCTGGGACCGTGGCGGGTGGGCGCCGACCACTGGCCGACCCGGCACGGCTTCGAGCGCCGCTGGAATCTGGGGCATTGCCAGCCGCCCCGGGCGAACTGGGTGAGGTTGGAAGAGTTGACCGGCTTGCTCAAGCCGCCCACCGTGCACTGCCGTCTGCCGGTGCTCGCCGGTGACCTGCCGACCTTCTCCTTCGGCGACCCCAAGTTGCTGCTGCAGGGCATCTACCGGGGCCCGGACGGCAGGCAGCGTCTGGTCGCCACCTACGCCGAGGAGACCCTGTTCGAAGTCGGGGTCGGCAAGGCAGGCGGCGGCAAGACGGAACGGGCCCTGGCGCAGGCGATCGGCTGGGCGCACGCGGGCGGAGGGCTGGTCTTCGTCGACCCGCACCGCGACTCGTGGCCGCGGGCCACCACGTTTCTGGCACACGAGACCCTGATGCCACGGATCGCGCTCATCGACCTCAACGGTCTCGGCCCCAACCCGCAGGTGAGTTCGTGGAATCCGCTCGGCATGCACCAAGGCCAAGCGGCGCACGAAGTCGTCGAGGCGATCGCCGACGCCTACGCCTCCGCACTGGCCTGGGACGACGCGACCGCCCCGCGAGCGCTCACCATCCTCACCGCCGCGCTGACTGTCCTGGTCGCGGTCAACGAGGCTGCCTGCCAGGCCGGCCGGCCCGAGGACCAGGCCACGATCTTCCATGTGCGGGCGCTACTCACCGACGCCGCCTTCCGCCGGGCTGCGCTCGCCGCGGTGGCGGGCCGGGTGGATGAGGAAACCCGCTCCTGGTGGCAGGCCGTGTTCCCGACCTTGCCCCCCGACGCGTTCGCCGTGGTCCTCAACCCGATCGCCCGGCTAGCCGCCAACCCCATCACCCGCGCCTTCCTCGGACAGCCGGTCGGGGTCTACAACATCCGAGCGGCAATGGATTCCAAAATGATCGTCTGGGTGTGCCCAGGCGGCAACGGGCCCACCGACCGGCTCTTGACCGCGCTACTCGCCCGCGACCTGCTACGGGCGGCGCGCTCCCGGCGCGACACGCCGGAGGAGAAGCGGGTGCCATTCCGCCCGTACTTCGACGAGCTGATCACGCTGACCGGCGCGGCCCCCGAGACCATCGCTGCGATGTTCGAGGATTTCCGCAAGTACCGGTGCCACGTCCACGGCATGACTCAGCTACTTGTCCGCCTTCCCACTCCGGTGCGGCTGTCCTTGGTGCAAAACGCGTCCACGCTGGCGACCACCGCCGGTTCGAAGTCTGCGATCGCGCCCATCACCGCAGAGTGGGGCGACAACCCCAGCCCCGACCGGGTGGTCACCATGGAGCGGTTCGAGCACTACGTGTCGATGAACGTGCACGGAAGCCGGGTCGGGCCCGTCCGGCTGCGTGGGCCTCATCTCGACGACGTCTTCGCCGCGCAGGCCCGCCCCAAAGACGTCCCCGCGCTAGAGCGGGCCGCCCTCGCGAACGCCGGCGCGCACCCGCTTAACCAACTCACCGACCGCGCCGCTGAACAACTCGGCCGCGTAGCCGCCTTCCTCGCCGACCACGCCCCCGCCGGCGCAACCGCTGCCGACCTGTCGAAGGAAAAGGAATTCGGATGACCACCGCCCAGCCGAAGGACCGTACGCCGCCGGGCTTTACGCCCGGCCCCGTGGAACCCCTCGCGCATCAGCTTCTGGCCACGCTCGCCCAGCACCGCCTGGCCTCCACCCATCAACTGCATGTCCTGCTGCGGCCCGACCGCTCCCGCCAGTCGGTCTCGGAGCGGCTGAACCAGCTGCTCGGCGAGCGCCTAGTCGACTTCGTCGTACTGCCCCAGTCCAACCGCACCCGGGTCTGGCACCTCACCCCGAAGGGCGCACGCCTGACGAGGGACTGGCCAGCGCTGCGCGGCCGCCCGCCGTATCCGATCACCTCGACCACGGCCGCCTCGCTGAAGACCCCCCACACCCTCACCGTCCTGCGCACACACCTGGGGTTCGTCGCCGATGCTCGTCGCCGCGGCCACGAGCACGGCCACCTCGACTGGACGCCTGAGGTGTTCCACTCGATCGGCGACGGCGAGAAGGTCGTGGCCGACGCGGTCATGCACTACACCCTCGTCGACGGCCAACAGCGCCGGAAACTGAGGGCGTTCGTCGAGGTCGACCGAGCCACCATGAGCAGCGAGCGCCTGGCAGCAAAGCTGATCGAATACGCGAGGCTGTGGTCGTACGAACCACAGCCGGTCGGTCGGCGACGGCAGCAGACCGGGCCCGGCTGGCTGCGCTGGTACCCGGTGTTCCCCCGGGTCCTTTTCGTACTGACCGGCACTGGCCGTCAGGCGATGGACAACCGGATCAACGACCTGCAGGCCATGGTCGCCCACCATCCGCTCGTGGCTGACCTGGCTCGAGAGGTCCCGCTGGGAGCAGCCGTCCTGGAAGACCTGGAAGTACATGGCCCCACCTCTGACGTGTGGGTACCGCTGGCCGCCGGCAAGCCCCGCCCGTGGACCGCACTGTGACATCACGGCGACGCGCCCCCATGGCCGAATGTCGCAGCCTTGCCCAGCGCGCTTCCGCCGCCACGGCGGGCGTGCACCTGCACACAAGCGCACGGAGGGATACCAGTGAGTCGCCGCCACCATCGCCGAGCCCACAGTGCAGGAGCCGTCGCAGAAGCATCTTCACAGATGACGCGGCCATATTGCCGGAGGCGACCCTCTACTCGGCGGAGGCGGCGGGGGCGGGCTTGCTGTCCCGTAGCAGACGGAGTTCTGCCGGAGTGAACTGCGGGCCATCGAGTTGCGGGCGCCGTGGTCCCGCGAGTGCGGCCAGGAGAACGCTGGGGGTGACGAGGGAGGGGGGTGGAGCCTGGAGGGTGAGCACATCAGTCAGGGCGGTGGCCGCGTGGAAGGAGCCGATCGCGGTGCGGGACAGTCTGCTGACGTACCGGTTCAGGAGCCGGTCGGCGACGTGTGGCGTCTTCCCTTCGGTTTTGGGGAAGTGGATGTCCGTTCCGACGGCGAGCGTCCATGCGACGTCGACGGGGCGGGCGATGGCGCGCTGGGCTCGGCGTGCGAGCCCGGTGGTGAGACCGACGGATGCCACAAGATCGCGCAGGGCGACGGCGCCTTGCGCGGCCACCGAGACGCCGTGCCCGTAGACCGGGTTGAACGCGGCGACGGAATCCCCCAGCGCGACGAAACCCTCAGGCCAGGCCTTGAGCCGTTCGTAGTAGTAGCGCCTGTTGGCGGTGCTGTGGGTGACGGTGACGTCGGTGAGGGGCTCGGCGCGGGCGAGGAGGTCGGCGATGACCGGGTGGCGCAGGGTGCGCGCGAAGGGTTCGAAGTCGTCGGCGTCTCGGGTGGGGTGCCCGCCGGGGGCGCCCATGAGGCTGACCTGCCAGCGGTCGTGTTCGATCGGCACGATGCCGCCGGCGTTGGGGTGAGGGAGGCGTGGATCGGCCTGCACACCGACGTAGGGCCAGCCGCGGGTGGGGACGGGGGCCCGGTAGATGCGGCTGGCGTAGGCAAGGCCGGAGTCGATGCGGTCTTCGGCGAGGCCGGTGATGTCCAGTTCGGTGAGCCATCGGGGGGCGCGTGTGGCCCGGCCGGAGGCGTCGATGACGAGGTCCGCGGCGAGTTCTGTTTCGACGCCGTCGGCGTCCTGCACGCGCACTCCGGTGACCTTGCGGTTGTCCCCGAGCAGCGCGATGGCCTTGGTGTGCGAGTGGACGCTCACGCGTGGGTCTTTGAGGACCTGCTGGCGGACGACGAAGTCGATGAGGTCCCGGCTGGCTGCGATCAGGTAGTGCGTGGTGCGCTGCCATCGGCGGTACCAGCCTTCGGGCGAGTAGATGACCATGTTGGTGGTCATCGGCACCCGGTTTGCGCCCGCGGCCAAGAACTGGTCCAGCGTGCCGGGGAGGAGTTCGTCGATTGCGTCGGCGCCACCGGACACCAGGTGGTTGATGTGTGCGGCCTGGGGGACGCCGACGCGTGGCTCGGGCCCGGCGGGCAGGTCGTGGGCCTCGATGATCTCAACAGCATCGACGTGGTCCTTCAAGGCGGCGGCTGCGAACATGCCGGCGGCACTTCCTCCGACGATGACGGCACGCGTGCGTATCCGGTGCGGCTGTTCCCTCATGACGGGCTGCTTTCTGCGGGTGAACGGTGGTTCTGACGGAGGCTGCTGACGACGGGAGAGGCAAGGGCCTGGGAGACGGGTACCAGGTCACGAGGGCGCCACGCGGAGGTGTGCGGTGTGAGGTCTTCCGGATCGCGGATCGTACGGTGCTTGTGTCTGGCGGTGACGATCGCGGCTGCGTCGGCCGTTGCCTGGGCGGACTGTTCATCGTCCCCTTGACGGAGCGCAGCGCGGTAAACCTGTTCGCGTGCGGTGGAAGAACATGATGCCCGCACCGGCGAAGAGCAGCAGGCATACCGAGCGCAGGAGCGGGTCGTGCCGCCTTCGGAGCAGAGCGGGGATTTTCACAGCACAGGCCAGCAGGAGCAGGCCCGCGGGGATGTAGAAGGCTAAGTTGCCAGGTTGTTGGCTCACGTCGTGTGCCCCCTCCTCAGGGCGTTCTACCGCTGGACGGCCGACAAGCGCTGTTGGTCTCGTCAGGTCCGGCGGAAGCGGTGTGCCATAACGGCCTCGATGCGTCCGGCGAGGACCGTTGAGTCAGCGGAGAAGCGAGCCTCTGCCAGGGCAGCCGGAACGTCCGGTGCGGCTGTTCCCTCATGACGGGCTGCTTTCTGCGGGTGAACGGTGGTTCTGACGGAGGCTGGTGACGATGGGCGAGGTGAGGGCCTGGGAGACGGGTACCAGGTCACGGGGGCGCCACGCGGAGGTGTGCGGTGTGAGGTCTTGCCGATCATGGGCGGTGCGGTGCTTGTGTCTGGCGGTGACGATCGCGGCTGCGTCGGCTGTGAACTGGGCCGACTGTTCGTCGTCTCCTTGACAGAGTGCATCGCGGTAAACCTGTTCGCGCGCGGTGGAGTCGACGTACGGGGTCAGAGCGAGAATCGCGTCGTAGATGGCCGTTTTCCGTGCGGTCAGGAGCACTGCCGGCTGGGTCCGCCACCAAGGAAGCGATGTCCGGACGGCTCCGGACGGCGGGACTTCCCGCAGCTCCCGCCACAGCGGAGCAAGATGCCGCAACTGCCGCAAATCTCTGGTGAACTCTGCCACGCGGGGACCGACCAGGGGAACGGCGAAACCGATCGTGCCGAACAGCGCAGTCGGGGCGGCCAGTTGGGCGGAGACCGTGTCGACAAGGAAGTCCAGGTCATGGCCCGTCCAGCGAGCCGCTACCGCGATGAGCCGGATGACGGAGTAGGACGCGGCGATGAGGTAGGCGGGCGCCAGGATGCTCAGTCCCGCCCGCAGGGACCCACTGACCTCCTTCGACCACCGCCAGCACAGAACGCTCGTGGCCATTGCCGCGCCGCCGTAGGAGAGGAGATAGAGCAGGATCATCTCCCGGATGTACGGCGTGTTGGCGTA
The genomic region above belongs to Streptomyces sp. B21-083 and contains:
- a CDS encoding ATP/GTP-binding protein, translated to MDSAAPHLTDHADETAAGQALGLLNNLINAADWLYDHWYLLALAIATCWGVGEMVVRRLAAHASAERMALELVSNRHFDPGLEEIFRRGVQLARASTAMPWWAPRRAKAVQIRLRADGSSPLRYRIEGPAGGERLLSITPFGPDVSVNRARPIADKPRRHTVRAEFILRGKLISPLREVPLNPDPLQPLVDAVADLRAELGDLAEIRLDIQRAPKWALRARRLQLMSAARRSERREAQRTARWLRQDANGIEDSLGWQMQQLLSDKPGSGSGRRLVMPPVPRRVEPAEALGKLAEDDHLVRVQLLVMCASNTNGRAQARLAQLQAAFDVFGGRSRWAMRGWRLGPWRVGADHWPTRHGFERRWNLGHCQPPRANWVRLEELTGLLKPPTVHCRLPVLAGDLPTFSFGDPKLLLQGIYRGPDGRQRLVATYAEETLFEVGVGKAGGGKTERALAQAIGWAHAGGGLVFVDPHRDSWPRATTFLAHETLMPRIALIDLNGLGPNPQVSSWNPLGMHQGQAAHEVVEAIADAYASALAWDDATAPRALTILTAALTVLVAVNEAACQAGRPEDQATIFHVRALLTDAAFRRAALAAVAGRVDEETRSWWQAVFPTLPPDAFAVVLNPIARLAANPITRAFLGQPVGVYNIRAAMDSKMIVWVCPGGNGPTDRLLTALLARDLLRAARSRRDTPEEKRVPFRPYFDELITLTGAAPETIAAMFEDFRKYRCHVHGMTQLLVRLPTPVRLSLVQNASTLATTAGSKSAIAPITAEWGDNPSPDRVVTMERFEHYVSMNVHGSRVGPVRLRGPHLDDVFAAQARPKDVPALERAALANAGAHPLNQLTDRAAEQLGRVAAFLADHAPAGATAADLSKEKEFG
- a CDS encoding replication-relaxation family protein, which gives rise to MTTAQPKDRTPPGFTPGPVEPLAHQLLATLAQHRLASTHQLHVLLRPDRSRQSVSERLNQLLGERLVDFVVLPQSNRTRVWHLTPKGARLTRDWPALRGRPPYPITSTTAASLKTPHTLTVLRTHLGFVADARRRGHEHGHLDWTPEVFHSIGDGEKVVADAVMHYTLVDGQQRRKLRAFVEVDRATMSSERLAAKLIEYARLWSYEPQPVGRRRQQTGPGWLRWYPVFPRVLFVLTGTGRQAMDNRINDLQAMVAHHPLVADLAREVPLGAAVLEDLEVHGPTSDVWVPLAAGKPRPWTAL
- a CDS encoding NAD(P)/FAD-dependent oxidoreductase; protein product: MREQPHRIRTRAVIVGGSAAGMFAAAALKDHVDAVEIIEAHDLPAGPEPRVGVPQAAHINHLVSGGADAIDELLPGTLDQFLAAGANRVPMTTNMVIYSPEGWYRRWQRTTHYLIAASRDLIDFVVRQQVLKDPRVSVHSHTKAIALLGDNRKVTGVRVQDADGVETELAADLVIDASGRATRAPRWLTELDITGLAEDRIDSGLAYASRIYRAPVPTRGWPYVGVQADPRLPHPNAGGIVPIEHDRWQVSLMGAPGGHPTRDADDFEPFARTLRHPVIADLLARAEPLTDVTVTHSTANRRYYYERLKAWPEGFVALGDSVAAFNPVYGHGVSVAAQGAVALRDLVASVGLTTGLARRAQRAIARPVDVAWTLAVGTDIHFPKTEGKTPHVADRLLNRYVSRLSRTAIGSFHAATALTDVLTLQAPPPSLVTPSVLLAALAGPRRPQLDGPQFTPAELRLLRDSKPAPAASAE
- a CDS encoding MAB_1171c family putative transporter, with the protein product MSQQPGNLAFYIPAGLLLLTGAVKIPALLRRRHDPLLRSVCLLLFAGVGVMFCAAPGSIVGINRFTGITNFAAPLVYAMMSLFAGASLVLIINWRPAPPERTRRASQLCITTYLLSCTGIFILFWAGDAPVEQRTLFDAYYANTPYIREMILLYLLSYGGAAMATSVLCWRWSKEVSGSLRAGLSILAPAYLIAASYSVIRLIAVAARWTGHDLDFLVDTVSAQLAAPTALFGTIGFAVPLVGPRVAEFTRDLRQLRHLAPLWRELREVPPSGAVRTSLPWWRTQPAVLLTARKTAIYDAILALTPYVDSTAREQVYRDALCQGDDEQSAQFTADAAAIVTARHKHRTAHDRQDLTPHTSAWRPRDLVPVSQALTSPIVTSLRQNHRSPAESSPS